GACCAACATCGGGTTGAGCGTCATTTCGCGCTCGGCCGGGACGCCAACCAGAACGGCCGTGCCGCCCTGGCTGGAGGGACCCACCCATCCCGGCCGCGTCGCCTGCAGGATCTGCTCGGTGGTCGCCCGCACACCGATGGTGTCGAATGCGTAGTCCACGCCGCCGCCGGTGAGCTCCCGAATGGCCTTCACCGGATCTTCCCGCTTGGCGTTGATCAGGTGGGTAGCGCCGAACTGGCGCGCCGTGTCCAGCTTGTCGTCGCGCAGGTCGACGGCGATGACCGGGTGGGCGTGCAGCATCGACGCCATCCAGACGGCCGACAGCCCCACGCCGCCGGTGCCGATAACCGCCACCGAGTCGCCGGGCCGCACGCTGGCGGTGCGTTGGACCGCGCCGGCGCCGGTCAACACCGCGCAGCCGATGATGCAGCTGATGTCGGTGGGGGCATCGGCGGCGATCCCGACGACATGCTCACCCTCGGTGACAACGTGCTCACTCCAGGTGTGCACGCCATGCTGGGCGAACAACTGCGTCCCCCGGTACGTCGCGCCGAGCGGGCCGCGCTCCTGCATGGTCAGGTCCGGGTGCCGCCGTACCCAGGTGACGATGGCGTGGTCGCCTTCCTTGACGTGGGTCACGTTCGCGCCCACCGCCATGACCACGCCGGTGCCCTCGTGGCCGAGCACCATCGGCAGCGGTTCACCGAGCGATCCGTTCAGTTCATGGAGCTGGGAATGGCACACGCCACTGGAAATCAGCTGCACGGCAACGTCGTCGGGTCCGACATCGGGCAACTCCACCTCGTCGATGACGAGTGGCTCATTGTAGGCGGTCAATACCGCGGCTCGGGTCTTCATGGCGCGGCCACTGTGCCACACAAGCACCGGCAAGCCAACCCGCTGCCTGCGCCCCGGCGCCCCCGCGCCGCGCAGGCGCCCTATCCCGCCGCCGTGCGCCGCACTACTGCATGTACATGCCGCCGGCCACCGGAACCGCGAGACCGGTCATGAACTCGCTGTCGGGCCCGGCGAGAAAGGCGGCGGCACGGGCGACATCGGTGGCGGTGCCCACGCGCCCGAGCGGCGTCGCCCGGACGGCGCCGGCAAGGATGCGCCGGTGCTGCTGTTCGCGACTGGTACCCTCGGCGCGGGTCGCCTCCGCAATGTCGTGAAAGCGCTCGGTATCGATGGTGCCGGGACACAGCGCGTTGACGGTAATGCCGTGCGCGCCGAGCTCGTGTGCAAGTACCTGGGTGAGGCCGATGACGGCGAATTTGGACGATGCGTAGGCGCCAAACCTGGCAACGCCCCTCTTGCCCGTCACTGACGACATGGTGATGATGCGACCGCCGCGCCGGGCGGCGATCATGGCTCGTGCGGCCGCCCGGCAGCACAGGAACGTGCCGGTGGCGTTGACCCGCAGCACTCGATCCCAGTGCTCCTGTTCGAGATCGACGATCGGCACCCGGTCGCGGCCGGCGGGCGTGCCGGCATTGGTGACCATGATGTCGAGCCCGCCGAGTT
The window above is part of the Spirochaetaceae bacterium genome. Proteins encoded here:
- a CDS encoding zinc-binding dehydrogenase gives rise to the protein MKTRAAVLTAYNEPLVIDEVELPDVGPDDVAVQLISSGVCHSQLHELNGSLGEPLPMVLGHEGTGVVMAVGANVTHVKEGDHAIVTWVRRHPDLTMQERGPLGATYRGTQLFAQHGVHTWSEHVVTEGEHVVGIAADAPTDISCIIGCAVLTGAGAVQRTASVRPGDSVAVIGTGGVGLSAVWMASMLHAHPVIAVDLRDDKLDTARQFGATHLINAKREDPVKAIRELTGGGVDYAFDTIGVRATTEQILQATRPGWVGPSSQGGTAVLVGVPAEREMTLNPMLVMPFQRTYTGSHGASDVDCDFPMFLRLYADGKFPLDKLVTDRYRLEQINDACDALLAGEVMGRAILEY
- a CDS encoding SDR family oxidoreductase, translated to MGHLDGKVALVTGAGGQNGIGRAIARRLAEDGADVAVNDLVAKPRQGADWLGLPAVVAEIEALGRRSLAIAADVADAAQVDAMVHRVVDELGGLDIMVTNAGTPAGRDRVPIVDLEQEHWDRVLRVNATGTFLCCRAAARAMIAARRGGRIITMSSVTGKRGVARFGAYASSKFAVIGLTQVLAHELGAHGITVNALCPGTIDTERFHDIAEATRAEGTSREQQHRRILAGAVRATPLGRVGTATDVARAAAFLAGPDSEFMTGLAVPVAGGMYMQ